The proteins below come from a single Leptospira levettii genomic window:
- a CDS encoding fibronectin type III domain-containing protein — protein sequence MKKIISTLLMSQLLVSCIAFLDFSKEADKKLESLGLVATTALNMGSTTVGPSGKSIVSEDGKFQVLIPPGAMDEEKTFSIKRYEFTNNSLPNGYIPTTDAYEVTPSYRFKKDVVVTLTQNVEKIEALNLAKTRGQGFINSSTSDSDQSGRVSGGWDGSLTTANADKIQFQSRTFSIFGGGTPPPGNGAPNIVGAFYDFKPGGSFLPYRVRAQIIEPDGDTMSVYLITGPIGKGTVAIQMTPEPGNWYSALIPYEAMVQAGIQIQVLAVDSYGNNTTRPSSDMFLYPASSGNPAFVNNYDTDKDNDGYLDAWEVDNGFNPNNPSSPNAASFPDSDGDGIPNVADQTPNGEYNPQIDSLAVIPLQARMYLDEKITFSILAKYQGSPRYVQSNFVTTGNALSGSPVGEFSDSVFQAIAPGIAGVQVTVGSFQATSTVTVIDTLPPSNITTLTATAMSTTRVRLRWIAPGNDGPYGKVSAYEIRRATSNIDTDAKCSQASTIFHTLTPKNAGSVEIWDANGHSPSTTYFYCIRAYDHNGNRNEWASSNVSATTYAVSDTIRPADITTLTATALTDETIQLAWTAVGDDGNTGNASSYEIRRSASVINTDVDCDNGHEVTNAISSVAVGSGINFSVTQLSANTRYYFCVRAFDEVGNKSRWNGVVSATTMLGNLPPIVNAGPDQLNAMATATVYLNGSQSYDPDSGVCSANPASYVYKWSIVAKPPTSNLTNAQITNGNQLNASFIPDVAGNYVLELSFVDSNSTCYGGPRTGNDFLQILANEADLISPAKVTSFIGTGISQDQIQLSWLNVGDDGLIGNIHHYEIGVSINPITNESECQNAPWKYSPNINNLVPNAQVASVIGSLFQNTTYHVCIAGYDEVGNRGPANIGLTVTTLAGTSGWGAWTEWTGCSAKCGLGTRTRNRTCLDPVAGCGGSAVETISCQLKTCDVNIFVADYAANQLVSTVKCPTGYVRGSNTAIYHNPGVYGFEFWDNFGGICGWYRGYTESTNPATVQFTTIDNGIRADFSLENPPRTGDPTCTQWHLVTSRVVGIYCSEVP from the coding sequence GTGAAAAAAATCATTTCGACCTTACTCATGAGCCAATTATTGGTTTCATGTATTGCTTTTTTAGATTTTTCTAAAGAAGCTGACAAAAAATTAGAATCACTTGGCCTGGTCGCTACCACGGCCTTAAATATGGGATCGACAACTGTTGGTCCATCAGGAAAGTCCATCGTATCCGAAGATGGTAAGTTTCAAGTCTTGATTCCTCCAGGAGCCATGGACGAAGAAAAAACGTTTAGCATCAAACGATACGAATTTACAAACAATAGTTTGCCGAACGGATATATTCCTACAACTGATGCCTACGAAGTCACTCCGTCCTATCGCTTCAAAAAAGACGTGGTGGTCACCCTAACGCAAAACGTAGAAAAAATTGAAGCACTCAATTTAGCAAAAACCAGAGGTCAAGGATTCATAAATTCCTCAACTTCCGATTCTGACCAATCTGGTCGAGTGAGTGGTGGTTGGGATGGTAGTCTGACAACTGCTAATGCTGATAAAATCCAATTCCAATCTCGAACTTTTTCAATCTTTGGTGGTGGAACTCCTCCTCCAGGGAATGGAGCACCAAACATCGTAGGTGCTTTTTATGATTTTAAACCAGGTGGATCTTTTTTACCATACCGAGTCAGAGCCCAAATCATTGAACCAGATGGGGACACTATGTCCGTTTATCTCATCACTGGTCCGATTGGCAAAGGTACTGTTGCGATCCAAATGACACCGGAACCTGGCAATTGGTATTCGGCTCTCATTCCTTATGAAGCAATGGTACAAGCAGGAATTCAAATTCAAGTATTGGCAGTTGATAGTTATGGAAACAATACAACACGACCTAGTTCCGATATGTTTCTGTATCCGGCAAGTTCAGGAAACCCTGCATTCGTAAATAATTATGATACCGATAAAGATAACGATGGTTATTTGGATGCTTGGGAAGTTGACAATGGATTCAATCCAAATAATCCTTCTTCGCCAAATGCAGCTTCGTTTCCAGACTCTGATGGGGATGGAATTCCAAACGTTGCCGACCAAACTCCCAATGGTGAATACAACCCACAAATTGACTCTTTGGCTGTCATCCCCCTCCAAGCAAGGATGTATTTAGATGAAAAAATTACATTTTCGATTCTAGCGAAGTACCAAGGTTCACCTCGTTACGTACAATCTAATTTTGTTACAACTGGAAATGCTCTTAGTGGATCTCCCGTTGGTGAATTTTCTGATTCTGTGTTCCAAGCAATTGCTCCAGGAATCGCCGGTGTACAAGTGACAGTTGGTTCTTTCCAAGCAACTTCCACAGTAACAGTCATTGACACCCTACCACCTAGCAATATCACAACGCTTACCGCAACTGCCATGTCCACCACTCGAGTTCGTTTACGATGGATCGCTCCAGGTAACGATGGACCTTATGGTAAAGTCAGTGCTTATGAAATTCGTAGAGCAACTTCCAATATTGATACAGATGCAAAATGTTCACAAGCAAGTACGATCTTTCACACATTGACTCCGAAAAACGCTGGTTCTGTGGAAATTTGGGATGCAAATGGACATTCTCCTAGTACAACCTACTTCTATTGCATTAGAGCCTATGATCATAACGGAAATAGAAATGAATGGGCTTCTTCGAATGTTTCTGCAACAACCTATGCTGTTAGTGATACGATTCGACCAGCAGACATCACAACACTTACTGCCACAGCCTTAACAGATGAAACCATCCAATTGGCTTGGACCGCTGTCGGTGATGATGGAAACACGGGCAATGCGTCTTCTTACGAAATTCGAAGGTCAGCAAGTGTGATCAATACAGATGTTGATTGTGACAATGGGCATGAGGTAACTAACGCAATCAGTTCAGTCGCAGTAGGTTCTGGAATCAATTTCTCTGTAACTCAACTCAGCGCAAATACTCGTTACTATTTTTGTGTAAGAGCCTTTGACGAAGTGGGAAACAAAAGTCGATGGAATGGTGTTGTTTCTGCAACTACAATGCTAGGAAATTTACCACCGATTGTAAATGCAGGTCCTGATCAATTGAATGCGATGGCAACTGCCACCGTATACCTAAACGGTTCCCAATCGTATGACCCAGATTCTGGAGTTTGTTCTGCAAACCCTGCAAGTTATGTTTATAAATGGTCAATCGTTGCAAAACCACCTACTTCTAATTTAACGAATGCACAAATTACCAATGGCAACCAATTAAATGCTTCTTTCATTCCGGATGTAGCAGGAAATTACGTTTTGGAATTGAGTTTTGTCGATTCTAATTCCACTTGTTACGGTGGTCCAAGAACGGGAAATGACTTTCTACAAATTTTAGCTAATGAAGCGGATCTCATTTCTCCGGCCAAAGTTACTTCCTTCATCGGAACAGGAATTTCACAGGACCAAATCCAACTTTCTTGGTTGAATGTTGGGGATGATGGTTTGATCGGGAACATTCACCATTATGAAATTGGAGTTTCGATCAATCCAATCACCAATGAATCAGAATGCCAAAATGCACCTTGGAAGTATTCACCAAATATCAATAACTTGGTACCTAACGCTCAAGTCGCCTCCGTGATCGGAAGTCTATTTCAAAATACAACTTACCATGTTTGTATAGCGGGATACGACGAAGTTGGCAACCGTGGACCGGCTAACATAGGACTCACCGTAACAACTTTGGCTGGAACCTCAGGTTGGGGAGCTTGGACAGAATGGACAGGATGTAGCGCAAAATGTGGTCTTGGCACAAGAACTCGTAATCGCACTTGCTTAGATCCAGTCGCAGGGTGCGGGGGAAGCGCTGTAGAAACCATATCTTGCCAATTAAAAACTTGTGACGTGAACATATTTGTAGCGGACTATGCGGCAAACCAACTCGTGTCAACGGTTAAATGTCCTACTGGCTATGTCCGTGGAAGCAATACAGCTATTTATCACAACCCAGGAGTCTATGGATTCGAATTCTGGGATAATTTTGGAGGTATTTGTGGTTGGTATAGAGGATACACTGAATCTACTAACCCTGCAACTGTTCAATTTACGACAATTGACAATGGAATCAGAGCAGATTTTTCTCTTGAAAACCCACCAAGAACTGGTGATCCGACTTGTACGCAATGGCATCTTGTCACTAGTCGTGTCGTAGGAATTTATTGTTCGGAAGTTCCGTAA